GGAATGTGCTAcgtacctggaatattgttaaaagggcgtgaaactcaactcactcactcactcactcactcactcactcacccaccatcccaccttctcactcactcacccacccaagctcgctcactcactcacccatccactcatcCACCCtggcactcactcacccacccacccacctacccacccactcactcactcatccacccacccaaTCAATCACTTGAGTTTGATTCAACTGACGTCGCCAAAGTTGTTACCGTTTAAGAACATGACTGTATGTTTCACCTTAAGTGTGGCGTTGACGTTACATATTTATCGACTGGTAAAATGGAGAATTAAACTCTAATATTGTTTATTACAGTTAATACATGCAACACCTTAATGCTGACCATTGGTATCCATTCCAGAATAAAGAAGTCACGTCGGAGACGTTCCAGAAGGTCTGAACAAGAGACCTCTGAAGGGAGCGTCACACACAGCACGCCCCAAAAAGGCcaaatgaaaatacaaccaATAAACCCCACGTATTCTTTGTCACTGGAAGATCCTTTCAGGACGTCGAACGAACCCGGTCTGAAGTCGTCGGATGAGCCTGTTGATACTTCGGTTCAAGATGAACCCGTTTCATGTCCAGAAGGAACGGAATGCAACATTTATGCAGAATGTCTTGAAGATGTATCTCCTGCCATTGAAACTGACGGAAACCTCAACACATCTGTCTACCTATATATGGAGAAATCTACAAGAAACATCTCAAAAAGGAGCTCCTCCTGTGTATCTCCGGGTGCATCACACCTGGTTGATGACCCCTCGGGAAGTGGTGACAGGGGATGGACTAACCGCCATAGGTCGGTACCCGTTGCCCGTTGTCCTCCGCTATGGACAAATCCTGAAGCAGAAATGATGACAGGTGAAACCCAGAGCCTAGAACAAGATAGAATCAAAACCGGCACaacacattcagtttgtgaaccTCTACGAAGCCCTCTTTCCCTTCCACCAAGGCCATCGACTGACATTTCAGACGATGATGAATCCTTCGGATCAGCTGACGATCTGTTCAAAGGGGGATGGTGGAAGTCCACAGAATCTTTAAACAAAGGAGACTGCATCGATGATGATGTGTTCACACGGAAATCAAAGCAGTCACTGACGGGAGATGGACTCAATGCTAACTATTTCATCGGTGGCGATTGGCGTATATCCAAACAAACGTCTAAGGGAGATCTTCTAAAGGCCGACGGCACGTGCAGTAAGGATTTGTTGTCCTCTAAAGACATCTCATTAATGGACGATGGCTTCAAGACTGATAAGATCTTCACTGGGGGGTGGTGGGAATCAAAGGGATCATTGAAGATAATTGAATTTGAGAATGAGGACATCAAATTTAGAGATCCCATAAGAAGAAAGTCTTTCTCTGGTCCAAGTAGCTCTTCCAGGAGTATCTATGTTTACATGAAGACAGGTACAATACCTGATTCTGGTCGATCTCTTCCACAAGGTAGAAGGAGAAGAAGCAAAAGCTTAACCCTCCCGGATGTCTTTCAGGAAAGTACCGGATCTCAAGCAGATCTGACTCCTCCTTCTTTGTCTGTGTGGTACCCACCAGACTTTACAGAAAGCCTGCAGTGTCCCCCGCCGCCTCACTCACCACCCAAGCCGTGTACATCCCCACACTATGTCAACTTTCGTGGAACTCTGCCCAACCGATTCTAAATGGTTATTTAACGACATTCAACATACACAACAATGGATATTTGAAACTGTAAATATGTAACTTTCAACCCTATCCTGCAGTGCTTTTGCCAATGCCATATATAAATTCAAAATAGTACCTACAAGCGATTCTGCATCACACTGACATTGGTGTTCTCCTACAGTGGGGCCAAGTTCTTAAGGCTCGTCATACCGAAGACGTGGGTTCAGTTACCCctcccccatgggtacaatgtgtgaaacccatttctagtgcccCCCACCATgatcccaccgtgatattgctggaatatcgctaataacggcttaaaactaaactaaactcactcatttctttGATATTCCACCTGTGTCAAAGGATGCGACGAAATCGTTTTATCTGACCACATCTAACTAAATCCCGAAGATCATTTTATATTCTACCTTCGTGCAAGAAGGTGATCATGTGGTTTTAAAATGTGACCAAAACTCACATGAAACCCGTCAAAGCGCTGTTCAATCAGTTAAATTACGATAGTAAAGGTTAAATTACGACAGTGGCCATTGATCATGGGTTTTGAATCGCGATTCGTCAAAGTCTGTGCTCGTGGGGTTCACAAACGTAGCTGTACCACATCGCCTGCACGTGACCTCAGAACGGTACCACCAGAACGCGCACGCATGTACACACACAAAAGTCTCCTAACCTAATTAAGGTAAGATGTGTTATCACTGGAATATCCTTAAATTCTTTGCTCGTGGATCTTTGCTCATACCAtccatcactgggttgtctggcccagaccaGATCAGAGTACTCAAAGGccgcagtcatatagctggagcatCGCTGATTACAAACGTATCAGATAGCATCGGCTGCGTTTCCCCACCTGCAATAAAAACTTTAAACCGCAAATAAAGTCAATAGTTGAGATGAGTGAGACAGAACGtttggttttaagccactttcatcaatattccagcgatttCAAGGCCGGGGACACCAtatgtgggcttcacacattgtacccatgtgaggaatcgaacccgacttCATTTCATATTTGCGTGTACTGTACTTTTTTTTCGGAGCGACTACACGACAAAAAGGGATGTAAACTGTGTTCTGTTATATATAGTTAGTTCAGTTTCCAAATGTAAATATAAGTATATGCTTCAATAACAGCTTTCTTGCCAACACTATTGATATGTGATAAATATTTGATACACCCGATTCCAAAATAATATTATAAAAAGTCATCAAACGTTTTTGGAAATGTCTAAAACACTTCTGCGTTTTTCGGGTGGACTACGAACCTGCCTCACCCCTGATTGCTCACTTGAACGTCATATGAAGATACGTTATATTCATTACCTTAGTGTGACTACGGTACTCACTTCACTGAATATCGTGCTTCCCATACGGCAGGTCATACAACAGTTTTAGCACAGAGTGACTACGGTATTCGCTATACTGAATACCGTGCTTCCCATACGGCAGGTCATACAATAGTTTTAGTATACAACTCACGATAGGAGTGGCTTTAAGCATGCTTGAGAAGAAACATACCGCCTGATCATTGATGAAAGCGAAATGATATTGCTGCCGTTGAACAAGCAAATACAAGCAACAACTGGACATCAATATACTCATTAAACATATCATATACTTACTCAAATGATGCTTACATTCCACAAGAAAAAGGCTTCCTTTGAAGAGGAAGTAACAATAAAAATATGCAGATAACGGGGTGCAACCTATGCCTTCGCAAGTATTATACAGAAGCTAAATGCCCCTGATTAGCGTTGCCCTGCTCCTATATCACTCAAACCCCTCATACGATGGATCAGTCAGTTTGCTTTGATTGGTCAAACTGTATTCTGAATGCTTTATATTCAGGGAATAGGAAGTTAGAAAAGGATTGGGGATTGGGGATTGGggattggggattcgaatcccgaatctgaatatttttttcagatttgggattcaaatcccgaatctgatttttttttgttCACAGTCGGGATTCAAATCCTGAATATGAATTTGTCCTCTCACATtcattcagtctaagtaaacttcgtcccAGTATACTTCGGttcactccaccactgagtctaacaaaacctagtagaaggtcgcgtcaggtaacctttgagcgaccagtgACCATcaaatcaaacgcgagacggttaaatagatttaaccaataaGACAACGGCTACAATTtggggatcggagggactttcaaaatattcaggtcactgacacagatctcttcaCAAAAGATCCGCATATTACAcggttatttgacctgcagtatatacgctttggggtttctgttgacatggttatcaTTAtctaacatccttgaatattttcagcgactgtttactcaccgttgtcatggttgtacgtacgccgtgtgcatcacccagcgcacgctaaatagcattcggaatcgttcgggtacgaacctttaaaaagttcaaaatgtatgtgcgaatgtgcactttcgcgatttggcaagctgtgttctgactggtcaatctcaaagatTACCTGATGCGActtcccataaggttttgttagactcagtagtggagtgtaacgaaaagtactgaggataagtttactttaGACTAGACATTCATTTGAATTccaaaactgcaacaatattCAGATTTCTcgattcgaatccccaatccccaatccgtttctaacttcatgttgcttAATATTCATGGCAGATTAACGCTTAGTCTCTAAATATATAGAATTTTGATAGAAAATAATTCCAGTTCAGGAGTCCCCGTCAGACTAAAGAGCCTGAGATAAATCAGACCTGCTTTGATTAGGGCTTTGAATCGCAGAGAGGGTGGGAAAgattgggaaaataatgtgggtGGTCCACGGACCGTGAGAGTGCTAATATCGTGTTAACATATACTTCCCTTTCATGTGTGGAGCCTGGATTTAACAAAGCCCAGATATATAACTGATACAAAATGTCTGGAAAGAGTCTTGAAAAAAGGCGcatatgagtgggtgagttacgttttacgccgcactcagcaatattccagctatatggcggcggtttgtaaataatcgagtctggaccagacaatccagtgatcaacactatgagcatcgatctgcacaattgagaaccgatgacatgtgtcaaccaagtcaacgagcctgaccacccgatcccgttagtcgcctcttacgacaagcgctGTCGCCTTGTAtagcatgcatgggttgctgaaggcctattccaccctggGACCTCCATGGGTCAAGACGCATATGAAGATTATACCCCACGGTTCTGCTCAGGCGTCGTCTTTGTATTGAACAGTCCTGAAGCGTTCTTATTTCAAAGAGTGAAAGGCGGCCAAGTTGTGTATCAATCTGCATAATAGATTTTGTATTCAATGAACCGAAATTAGATGAGATATTTATTAATCAAGATAACAGCGTCGTCTCCGCAGACATGCTATGAACACAAATAAACTGGAGCCATTTTTTAGGAattttatatcatattaaaGGGTTCTAATTTTCAAAAACTTTACATACACTTTAACATCTTGAGGTATGATAATCACAACTCGCCGACTTTAACATGTGAACGCACTAACAATTAGACACAGGCATTGTACAAACCAGCATTTCATTACCGAGTATGTTGAATTGATTTTCATTAAACAATGACATAAGAAAGTTTAACTGTACTCctcaaacaaaagaaatatacaGATTTTGAGAATGGTgagttttatttcattatgaagcatTCAGTACACTTGCAGTAATTGGAGCATACTAAACGCATATTGTTCATGCTTCGGGTACACACACTCAGTCGTTTTAACCGCTTTACGTTCCGATATATGTCCACTATGAATGAATCTAGGGCTCGGCCCGATAATTCTTTCAGCTCCCTTGACTGGCTTTTTATCCTTTTGTGTGTTGACTTGCACAAAGCGTTATTaccgctacaatgattgtagcTCCTACTCTCAAACATAGGCATAAGaccgctttgtgcaagtggaccaCGAGTCTTGaagttgagcgtaccaatcacaaTTCACTTTCGTTTTTCAAATTACCtgaccgattaaacttggcaacaccaTTCATGCAGAggaactctgaaagaggtaaaaaGATAGAGGTAGTTCTTGCATTTATTTTTAAGTTTCGGATCCgacaatttgtttgtatgatttcccctaAATCTAAGTCTCACTGCTAACAAACTTTCACAGAtgcgaccgctatctttgttaACCCAGGTAAGTTCAGCTGTAAAGGTGGTtaagctgattggctactgagATTGGCTATTGGCGAGCAAAGGAAAGGAGGTAATATAACTGTCTGGCCGGGTTGTAGATGCATTCAGGGTATAGTGTAGATTTTTCAGAACGTGTACCATTGCGACATCGAGGATGTGTAATATTAGGAACAAGTCGGTACTTAAtgttgccagtctaagtaaacttcgtctcagtgtatttcgttacactccaccactgagtctaacaatacctagtagaaggtcgcgtcaggtaacctttgagcaaccaatcacTGTCCAATCAAATACGAGAcgtttaaatagatttaaccaatcagacaacggctactatttagggatcggagggactttcaaaatattcaggtcactgacaaagatttctccacaaacaaaaatcagcatataacagttatttgacctgcagtatatacgctttggggtttctgttgacatggttaccattagttaatatttccgcaaaataacatccttgaatattgtcaaaaacactattttcagcgactgtttactcaccgttgtcatggttgtacgtacgccgtgtgtaTCACCCAGcctacgctaaatagcattcggaatcgttcgggtacgaacattttcgagataaaaggttcaaaatgtatgtgcgaatgtgcactttcgcgatttggtaaactgtgttctgattggccaatctcaaaggttacctgacgcgacctcccataaagttttgttagactcagtagtggagcgtaacgaaaagtactgaggataagtttgcTTAGACTGTTAATGTTGCCAGTGGAAACGCCGCTGTAGGCATCATGAAGCTGGAGTTACCCATTCTGCAGTTTTTTATTTGACCGCACACCAAAACCCTATATTACGTTCATATGATCGGTATATCCGTCTCACGGCAATCAAAGACCAGAAGTGATACACCAAGAATAAACACCTGCACAAAATCGCTCCATCAGGTTCTTTTAACCATGTCATCATAAATCGCTTGCGAGAGTTGGAGGTAGACCATAGGACCTTTTATTATCCCTGTAATGAGACCTTTCTTTCGACGACATGTTACTCAATGGATCAACGATTGGTCCTCTTCGGCGATGAATGAGGATTTCTCCTGCAGCACGATAGAAGGCTGAGTGTCTAAATGGACGTTTTGCCCAGGATTACGCTCAACAGATGGACAGGATCGGTGGATTCAGAGTCATGTTGTAGGGAGCCATGTCCTATTTGACTGTTGGTCACTAGCCGAttcttaatatttatgcatgtgacctttgaccgATTCCAAAACGAGGTTATACCTGCAACGATGGCTGCTGACCATTGTTGTGTACCTCTGTGTACATCCGATGCACGAAACGACGGTTCACTGTCATTTCACACGTTTCCAAAGCCCGAAGCTCTTCGAAAGAGGTGGAAAGTTGCTATTCGACGAGACGAAGGACCCTTCTTTACGGTAGGCTAtaattttcattcagaatttTCTGAATTAAATCTCGAGTTATTTGAGGCGCCAAATTCAAACTGGAATCAATCTATCGGAGCTGCAGCTGTCAAGCAGCGCATACAacagaaaaataatatttattcctTAACAACATGTCATGGTGCCTAAACGATAAATTAAGTTAATTAACAACACGTGGTAACGATTGCTCAGTGTGGTGCTGTAATTGAAAAAGTTCAAAAAGTGGCAGATGGACCGCAAGAACAATGATTATATACTCAAAGAAGCAAGTGTGTTGCGTGCGCGAGGTTACAACTATTTATTGTAATCATTCGAAAAAAAGACTTGCTTCTTTTTAAAGCtttgatttaaatatttatgatggCAATGGGCTTATTTTAACTTCACTTGTATTTAGATAACAAGGAAGAGTGTTGTATGCTCGAAGCATTTGAAGGCCGGAGGACTACAAGTACACACCAGTAAGGAGGACCCTCAAGCAAGGATCTGTGCCATCCATATTTCCTTGGAACTTGGAAAATATGAAGTCGAGGAAAGCACCAGCCATCCGTCATCCACTTATGATTCAACAGAAAGGTCGGTTTAAAGTTAGAAACATGTTTGTAGATAAGAAAACATTCTTATTTTAAGCTGTACTTCAGTTCAAATGCTCTTCAAACCAAAGACTGTTTTTTGAGTAGCATTGTTTAATTTTAAAGCATTAAATCTGATTAGTATCTGCAACACCTCATTGATAATCATAATCATTGATTCCTCTGAAAGAAACATTAATTCGACGTCCGTGTTTCATGATATTCAGAAATGAGCAAACACataaacacgcacacacacatttcttgatttccactgtaagtaaaattctttatttTTCCAGTCCTACAAGCTCCCTGTTAGACCGTGACCCCCATGAAGAAGAGGAGGACAGTTTGTCAGCTCAGACCCAGACAGATGTCAGCCTGCCAGATACACAGCTTCTTCTAAAAAGAATTCTGGAGCTGGAGAAGGAGAAAGATTTGTTAAAACAACAGCTCACCATTGAGAGATTTGGATTAGAAAGATTCAATGGAAATGATGATCTCATCCAGTACTACACATCATTTCGTTCTTATAAATTATTCAGACAGttttttgaatttgtaaagCCAAGTGCCTCCAATATGTGCAGTATGTATTACGCATGTGCAAATGCcatttctcttgcaggtaggcCAAGAAACATGGCCCTTATTgatgaaatgttcatgttttttgtACGTCTGAGGCTTGGCTTACCAGAGCAGGATCTTGCTGTTCGTTTAAATTGCCACATTTCGACTGTTAGTCGAAAAATTATCACCTGGGCaaattttctgtattttgttcTAGGATCAATTCCTATCTGGCCCTCCAGAGTGACAGTAGACAAATACATGCCTCCTGAGTTTCAGATAACATACCCATCTACTAGAGTCATTTTAGACTGTACGGAGCTCAGGATCCAAATTCCCTCAGCTTTGGTGTTAAATTCCATGTTTTATTCCCATTACAAAAGCTCCTGCACTCCGAAAGGCTTGATTGGCATTGCTCCAAATGGTGCTATTACCTTTGTATCTAATCTATACACTGGTGTCATGTCAGatgttgaaataacaaaatTGTCTGGCATTCTAGATTTGCTGGAGCCAGGGGACAGTGTTATGACTGACAAAGGATTTACTATTGCCAGTATACTGAGTGAGAGAGGTGTTGGTCTTAACATTCCTCCATTTCTGTATTCCTCTGGGCAGTTCACACCTAGTGAAGTAGAGGAGACCCAGTCCATTGCATCACTTAGGATTCATGTGGAAAGATTGATCAGAAGAGTTAAAGAGAATCACCTGTTTGATTCTACAGTATCTCTTGCAGAGCTGGGCAGCATCAATCAGCTGTGGACTGTAGCTTGCATTACTTCAAGTTTTCAAGGACCATTGATAAaaaagaaatgaatgaaaactgaTTGAGTGTTCATGTTCATTAATAGAAATGTGCAATTTATTTTTATGagatcataaaatatacatcaaatTTAAATTAATGCTATAAGAGAGTATTTGTGTACAGTGTTAGTTTTCACCAGTCTGTAATAGATTCAGTGCACATAATGAAACTATAGTGACAGCGGAAATTCTAAACAGAAATTTGTACTTACAGATGATATGCTGTGGTTTTACATATCTTTTTTCAAACCTTAAAAATatgtcataattacatttcGTTGAATCAGTGCTGCAGTAATATAAGAAAACTTTTTTGACAAATGgtgaaatatgtaatattcataaaatgtaGAATTTCTGAATATACAGATCTATTAAATTTTATAGGCTTATAGGTGTCGGTATTTTGTAATGGAAACAGAAGATGGCAAAAGTAAGGATTGCAACGGATACTCTAAGTGCTGAATATGACATGTATCACAACTATTTGGTAACAAATTATTATTCATGAATGCAATAATTTAGTTAAGCAGGGCTCTAGAAAACTtttcggtgtgtgtgtgtaagtacCCCTCATGCTGCAAGTAGAAGTGTACTGAGAGGTTTGAAAGAGTATTGGTATATTTTTGAGTCAGCAAG
Above is a genomic segment from Haliotis asinina isolate JCU_RB_2024 chromosome 7, JCU_Hal_asi_v2, whole genome shotgun sequence containing:
- the LOC137290848 gene encoding uncharacterized protein isoform X2 → MEYKELILICVAGTAIIILLLVVMCFQLGLVDRIKKSRRRRSRRSEQETSEGSVTHSTPQKGQMKIQPINPTYSLSLEDPFRTSNEPGLKSSDEPVDTSVQDEPVSCPEGTECNIYAECLEDVSPAIETDGNLNTSVYLYMEKSTRNISKRSSSCVSPGASHLVDDPSGSGDRGWTNRHRSVPVARCPPLWTNPEAEMMTGETQSLEQDRIKTGTTHSVCEPLRSPLSLPPRPSTDISDDDESFGSADDLFKGGWWKSTESLNKGDCIDDDVFTRKSKQSLTGDGLNANYFIGGDWRISKQTSKGDLLKADGTCSKDLLSSKDISLMDDGFKTDKIFTGGWWESKGSLKIIEFENEDIKFRDPIRRKSFSGPSSSSRSIYVYMKTGTIPDSGRSLPQGRRRRSKSLTLPDVFQESTGSQADLTPPSLSVWYPPDFTESLQCPPPPHSPPKPCTSPHYVNFRGTLPNRF
- the LOC137290848 gene encoding uncharacterized protein isoform X1, which codes for MLNIVPVTPGVSTALENINRRIAGLRSTLRRPGSNHIPSGGMEYKELILICVAGTAIIILLLVVMCFQLGLVDRIKKSRRRRSRRSEQETSEGSVTHSTPQKGQMKIQPINPTYSLSLEDPFRTSNEPGLKSSDEPVDTSVQDEPVSCPEGTECNIYAECLEDVSPAIETDGNLNTSVYLYMEKSTRNISKRSSSCVSPGASHLVDDPSGSGDRGWTNRHRSVPVARCPPLWTNPEAEMMTGETQSLEQDRIKTGTTHSVCEPLRSPLSLPPRPSTDISDDDESFGSADDLFKGGWWKSTESLNKGDCIDDDVFTRKSKQSLTGDGLNANYFIGGDWRISKQTSKGDLLKADGTCSKDLLSSKDISLMDDGFKTDKIFTGGWWESKGSLKIIEFENEDIKFRDPIRRKSFSGPSSSSRSIYVYMKTGTIPDSGRSLPQGRRRRSKSLTLPDVFQESTGSQADLTPPSLSVWYPPDFTESLQCPPPPHSPPKPCTSPHYVNFRGTLPNRF
- the LOC137292025 gene encoding uncharacterized protein → MAADHCCVPLCTSDARNDGSLSFHTFPKPEALRKRWKVAIRRDEGPFFTITRKSVVCSKHLKAGGLQVHTSKEDPQARICAIHISLELGKYEVEESTSHPSSTYDSTESPTSSLLDRDPHEEEEDSLSAQTQTDVSLPDTQLLLKRILELEKEKDLLKQQLTIERFGLERFNGNDDLIQYYTSFRSYKLFRQFFEFVKPSASNMCSMYYACANAISLAGSIPIWPSRVTVDKYMPPEFQITYPSTRVILDCTELRIQIPSALVLNSMFYSHYKSSCTPKGLIGIAPNGAITFVSNLYTGVMSDVEITKLSGILDLLEPGDSVMTDKGFTIASILSERGVGLNIPPFLYSSGQFTPSEVEETQSIASLRIHVERLIRRVKENHLFDSTVSLAELGSINQLWTVACITSSFQGPLIKKK